The Merismopedia glauca CCAP 1448/3 genome segment AATCAACAATTAATAAACAAGTCAAAAATAGTAACTAGCAACTTATGTTAGTAAATAAACTGTTTCCATCTCCAAAGCTGTTTCTAGACTGTTGGGGACGGAAAAAGAAATTTTATCTAAGGGTATTGGGTTATACCTACCGCAGGCTTTCGCCAATGTACCCTTGAACCCAACCTACATATTGGTTCTCAAGCCAAATATTTAGGCTCTGAGAAAAACAAGATAAAATAGGAACCTAAACCAGCCAGCAGCTTGTCATAACTGCTGAATTTACCAGACTTTATGGAAATTTATTGCACTCGTCCTGGTTGTGCCCAACCCCTAAACTCGTTTCCCGACTTAGACGACAGTACAGTTCTGAAAACTGTGCATCAAAGACACTGTACCACTTGCGGGATGCCATTAATTTTGGACGGGCGCTATTTGCCTTTACAACTACTGCGTCGGGGAGGATTTGGGGCAGCATTTATTGGTTGCGATCGCCGTACTCCTGGGTTAAGGCGCTGTGTTGTCAAACAATTGCAGCTTAACCCGAACTTTAGCCCCGATCAGCTAGAAATTGCCACGAAACTATTTCATCGAGAAGCCGAAGTTTTAGAAAAATTGGGCGAACATCCCAGGATACCGCGCTTTTTTGCTTTCTTAGAACTGATTTCTTCACCTTCTCCCCCATATCCCCAACAAAAGTTTTTTTACTTAGTCCAAGATTATATTGAAGGATTAGACTTACATAAAGAATTGCAAGCTAGAGGCAGATTTAGCGAAGCTGAAGTAGTGCAATTATTGCGCGAAATTTTAGAAATTTTAGACTTTATTCACTCTCAAGGGGCGATTCACCGCGATATTAAACCCTCTAATATCATGCGTGACCTGCAAGGTAAACTCTACCTGGTAGACTTTGGGGCTGTCAAGCAGGTAGTAACTACAGCTACCAGCGTTCCTGGGGGGCTAGAAGGGAGTTTAACAGGGGTGTTTACTCCTGAATATGCTCCTTGGGAACAACGCCAGTGTCGCGCCATTTACCCCTCGTCAGACTTATATGCTTTGGCGGTGACGTGCTTAAATTTACTCACGGCTAAACAACCCCCAGCTTTATTCGATCCTCAGACAAATGCTTGGAGTTGGCGCACTCCTGATGTCCAAGTAAGCGATCGCTTGGCGAGTATCTTGAATCGAATGCTGTGCGATCGCCCAACGGATAGGTTTCAGTCAGCCAGAGATGTACTAGAAGCCTTAAATGCTTCTTTGCTAGGAAGTACCCCTCCACCCACTCCTGCTCCTTATTTTCCCCAAACTTCTCTACCAAATTCCCCAAACCGGAAGCGCTTAATTATCGCTGGGGTTTTAGGAACAGCAATTGTGGGAATAGGAGCGATCGCAATTTTCAACTGGTTGCGCCCTATTCCTGGAAATGGAAGTGCTGACAGTCGTAGCAGCTTTGGAGCTAAGATTTTAGTCACTTCTGAAGGGGGAAACAATAGCGCCAAATTTCAACAATTAAAAAAGGCTGGAGTGGCGGCGATCGCTAAGAAAAATTATCCAGAAGCTGTGACCCAATTAGAAGCAGCTTTGCAAGAAAATCCTAATGCTCCAGAAACTCGGATCTACCTGAATAATGCTTTAATTGGCAATCAAAAAAGTTATACCATTGCCACCTCTGTACCTATTACTGAAGACACTAATTATCGCACTTTAGAAATGTTACGGGGATTTGCTCAAGCACAACAAGAAGTGAATCAAACTGGTGGGGTAAATGGAGCTAAAATTAAGTTAGAAATATTTGATGATGAGGACAAAGCAGAAGTAGCTGAAAGCATTGCTCAAGAGTTGGTGAAAAGATCTGATGTTTTAGGTGTTGTTGGTCATAATAGTAGTGCAGTTAGCCTCGCTGCTGCCAAAATTTATAATCAAAATAAGTTGGTTTTTATCACTCCAATTAGTATTACTAACCAACTCACTAGTGCTGACAAACCTTATATTTTTAGAACCAATGTTAAAGGCGATCTAGTTGCTCAAGAGTTAGCTAATTATATGCTAACTAAATCCCCGAAGCGGAAAGCAGCTATTTTTTATGTTCCTGGAGTTCCTTATAGTGAAGATCTCAAAGCTCAGTTTTCTAATAAAGTAGCATCTAGTGGGGGACAAATTGTGGGAAATTTTGAGTTTACTTCCCCTACTTTTAACCCTGATACTAGTTTACAAAAAGCGATTCAAAACGGTGCAGAAGCGATCGTTTTATTCCCAACTTACAGCCAGAGAAATAAAGCTTGGAATGTGTTACGGGTGAAACAGCGCAAGTATCCTCAACTGAGTGTTTTTGGAGATATTGCCACCTTGTATAGTTTTGATACGCTTCAAGAGGCAGGAGAAGCTGCTACAGGTATGATTTTAGGAGTATCCTGGCACGTAGCTGAAAGTGACTCGCAATTTTCTCGAGATTCTCAGCAACTTTGGAAAGGTGGGATTAACTGGGCAACTGCTACCTCTTATAATGCCATTAAAGCTTTGGGTACAGCCATAGAATCTGAAACCCAACCTTCTAGAGAAAGGGTGCAAAATATTCTAGCTAATAGTCAATTTACTGGTGCGGGAGGAAACTTTCAGTTTTTCAATGGGGAACCAACTGAAAAATTTACCCTAGTCAAAGTAGATAAAACTCCCCCTAATTATCCCTTTACGTCTGGAACTGGTTATGACTTTATTCCTCTTAAGTGAAACGGCTAATGTCGGTTTTACAATCTAGAAATTGTCGCTTGTTTTTCCGGGGGCAAGCTATTTCTTTGATCGGCACCTGGATGACCCAAACGGCTAGTTTGTGGTTGGTATATCAATTGATGAATTCTTCTTTATATCTCGGATTAATTGGGTTTATTGAGCAAATTCCTAGTTTCATTTTAGTGCCTTTCACCGGAGGATTAATCGAACAGGGAAATCGACGACAAATTTTGTTGATTACTCAATCTCTTTCCATGTTCCACGCTTTAATATTAGCGCTTCTAGTCTGGTGGCAAGCAGTGCATCTTGAACATTTAATTATCTTGGGTTTATTTAAAGGGGTAGTGAATGCTTTTGATATCACGGCGAGGCAAGTTTTTATTGCAGAAATGATCGAAGATAAAGCAGATTTAGGACAGGCGATCGGAATTAATGCTTTAATTATTAGTTCAGCTAGATTATTAGGACCTGGAATCGCCGGAATTTTAATTGCTTCTGTCGGAGTTGGGGTTTGTTTTTTCATCGACGGAATTAGTTATCTAGCTGCTATTATTGCTTTATTAGGAATTAAGATTACATCCAAATCTTTGACTAAAACTTTTACTTCTCCTTGGCAACGCTTTAAAGATGGTTTAAATTATGTGATCCATAATTCTCCTCTGCGTTCGATTCTTTCTTTATTAGCTTTAATTAGTTTTTTAGCTGCTTCTTATCCTACACTAATGCCAATCTTTGCTAAAGAGGTTTTATTGGGAAGTTCAGACACTCTTGGCTTTTTATTAGCTTGTGCTGGAATTGGTTCTTTAGCGGGAAGTTTATATTTAAGTCAGTATAAAAACCGCATGAAACTCCCAAGTATTTTAATATTTTCTACCATAGGATTGGGATTTAGTTTAATCGGATTTGCTCAATCTAAAGCACTTTGGCTGTCATTAATCATGATGTTTGGAGTTGGGTTTTGTTTGGTATTACAAGTGGCAATTAGCAACACATTAATCCAAACTTTGGTAGCGGATAATCGGCGAGGAATTGTGATGAGTTTATTTACCCTTGCTTATATCGGGATTACCCCTTTTGGGAATTTATTTGTGGGAGAAGTAGCTAGTAAGTTAGGTGTGAGTTATACGTTAACTATTAATGGAATTCTCTGTTTATTAGGACTAATTATAGTCAAGAAACAGCTACCAAATTTGAGTAAATTAGAGTAATAAATAATGGGTATTGATTCATCTTTTGACACCGCTTTGATCTAACGAGGTTGTCACACCTTTAGGGTATAGATTCTCCATACAATCTGGATTAATACTACAAGAATGCATCAACAAACCATATTCGATCGCTTCTACGACTGCTAAATAAGACGCTTCCAAAATATTGCCGGAAACCCCTACAGTTGTCCACCGTTCGTAACTGTTACTAGATTCGACTAAAACGCGAGTTTTGGCGGAAGTTCCCACACCACTATCGAGAATCCGTACTTTATAATCGGTGAGATGAAAGTGAGAAATAGCTGGGTAGAAATTGATTAAAGCTTCCCGTAAAGCTGCATCTAAAGCAGAAACTGGACCATTTCCTTCAGCAGCAGCTAAGATATCTTGACCTTTGACAGCTACTTTCACAGTTGCCAAAGAGTTTTTATACTGCATAGTAGTACCTGCCAACATATCACAGTGGACTGACCAACCTTTGAGTTCAAACAGTTCTTGACGCTTACCTAAAGCCTCACGCATTAATAACTCAAAACTTGCCTCTGCTGCTTCAAATTGGTAGCCTTCGTGTTCTAATTCTTTGAGTTTGTCCAAAATCTGCCTACAAGCTGGATCTTTCTTGTCTAGATTAATCCCAAATGTCCGCGCCTTGACCAAAATATTACTTAACCCAGCTTGATCGGAAATCACAATTCGCCTTTGGTTCCCGATTAATTCTGGTTCTAGGTGTTCGTAGGTAAGGGGATTGCGTTCTACTGCTGAGACGTGAATCCCACCTTTATGAGCAAATGCAGAACGTCCGACAAATGGTGCATGATCGTCTGGTGCGAGGTTGACGACTTCGCTGACAAAGCGACTGGTTTGGGTAAGTTCAGTCAATTGGGTGTCGGTAATGCAACTATAGCCCAGCTTGAGTTGTAAGTTAGGAATCACAGAACAAAGATTAGCATTTCCACACCGTTCCCCATAGCCGTTCATCGTCCCTTGAACCATTTTTACCCCAGCTATTACTGCCGCCAGAGCGTTAGCTACAGCTAGATCTGAATCGTTGTGAGTGTGTATTCCTAACTTTAAGTCAGAATTAGGGAAAGCTTGCCTTACCTCAGCGACTATTTGACTGACTTCATGGGGTAAAGTCCCACCATTAGTATCGCACAAGACAATCCATTGCGCCCCAGAAGCGATCGCCGTTTCTAACGTCTTGAGTGCATATTCGGGGTTACGCTTGTAGCCATCAAACCAGTGTTCCGCGTCATAGATCACCTGCCTACCTTGAGAAATGAGATAGGCGATCGTATCGGCAATCATCGCTAAATTCTCAGCCAGAGTGGTCTTTAAACCCTCTATAACGTGCAAATCCCATGATTTACCGAAAATAGTCACCCAGCGAGTTCCGGCTGCCAAAATCGGTTGTAGCATCGGATCTTGAGCCGCTAATATTCCAGGACGACGGGTAGAACAAAAAGCCGTAACTTCAGCCTGTTGAAGCGGTTCTTCCTGAAGTTGCCAGAAAAATTGGACATCCTTGGGATTTGCTCCTGGCCAACCACCTTCAATAAACGGCACACCCAGTTTATCTAATTGTTTAGCAATTCTCAGTTTATCTTCAATCGACAGAGATAAACCTTCTCTTTGCGCTCCATCTCTTAAAGTGGTGTCGTAGATCCAAATTTTCTCAGAGCGATCGCTGTTCATATTTGCGGCATTGAAGCTGGGGCTAAAGATAGCTTATGCGATTTAAAGGTGCAATTGTTCCATTTTAAATTTTTTCTAGAAACAGTCTGATTGTAAAAAAATGTAAAATAATTCTAGAGAGCAGAACACAAGAGGTAGAAATTATGCCCAAAGTTACGGCTCAAGGAAAAACTTTTGAGTGTGCAATTGGTAGCAACTTGCGCCAGGTATTACTTGAAAATGAGATTGACTTGTACAATGGCGCTTTCAAAGTCCTCAATTGTCATGGATTGGGAACCTGCGGAACTTGCGCCGTCAAAGTAGAAGGTGAGGTTTCCCCAGTAGAAACTAGAGAAAAAATCCGTAGATCCTTACCTCCCCACTCTTTAGAGAAAGATCGCCGTCTGAGTTGTCAAACCAAAGTTCTGGGTGATGTCAGAGTTACCAAATACAGTGGTGGTTGGGGAGAAAAAGACGAGGTAGTTTGGTCGCCTGTAGGTTAGCAAAATGAACAGATATTGGGCATTGTTGATTGTTGATTGGTTTTTTTTCGCCCTGATATCTGACTATTCCTACTTAGAGCGTCAACCTAATTCATACCTTGATTCAGCAACGCCCAGATCTTGTAGTGCAAGTATCTTATATCATTAGAAGTTTTGTTGGGCTACATAATTGGTCTGTAGAGACGTTGCATTGCAACGTCTCTACGTTTGGATCTGTAGCGTGACTTTCAATTATTGGTATTACCTGGACAGGTTGGCAGCCTGCCTGACACTTTGCTCAAAAATAGTTAAGGCACTCGATGTTAATCGAAGTGCCTCGTTTTTACTGGTAATTATATGAGCTAATAGGAGAATTTATTTAAGCTCCAGTCACCAAGTCTAGGTGGTGACTACCTTGCAACTAATCCTGGACAATAAATGAGCCAATAAAAGACTTAA includes the following:
- a CDS encoding bifunctional serine/threonine-protein kinase/ABC transporter substrate-binding protein, which codes for MEIYCTRPGCAQPLNSFPDLDDSTVLKTVHQRHCTTCGMPLILDGRYLPLQLLRRGGFGAAFIGCDRRTPGLRRCVVKQLQLNPNFSPDQLEIATKLFHREAEVLEKLGEHPRIPRFFAFLELISSPSPPYPQQKFFYLVQDYIEGLDLHKELQARGRFSEAEVVQLLREILEILDFIHSQGAIHRDIKPSNIMRDLQGKLYLVDFGAVKQVVTTATSVPGGLEGSLTGVFTPEYAPWEQRQCRAIYPSSDLYALAVTCLNLLTAKQPPALFDPQTNAWSWRTPDVQVSDRLASILNRMLCDRPTDRFQSARDVLEALNASLLGSTPPPTPAPYFPQTSLPNSPNRKRLIIAGVLGTAIVGIGAIAIFNWLRPIPGNGSADSRSSFGAKILVTSEGGNNSAKFQQLKKAGVAAIAKKNYPEAVTQLEAALQENPNAPETRIYLNNALIGNQKSYTIATSVPITEDTNYRTLEMLRGFAQAQQEVNQTGGVNGAKIKLEIFDDEDKAEVAESIAQELVKRSDVLGVVGHNSSAVSLAAAKIYNQNKLVFITPISITNQLTSADKPYIFRTNVKGDLVAQELANYMLTKSPKRKAAIFYVPGVPYSEDLKAQFSNKVASSGGQIVGNFEFTSPTFNPDTSLQKAIQNGAEAIVLFPTYSQRNKAWNVLRVKQRKYPQLSVFGDIATLYSFDTLQEAGEAATGMILGVSWHVAESDSQFSRDSQQLWKGGINWATATSYNAIKALGTAIESETQPSRERVQNILANSQFTGAGGNFQFFNGEPTEKFTLVKVDKTPPNYPFTSGTGYDFIPLK
- a CDS encoding MFS transporter translates to MSVLQSRNCRLFFRGQAISLIGTWMTQTASLWLVYQLMNSSLYLGLIGFIEQIPSFILVPFTGGLIEQGNRRQILLITQSLSMFHALILALLVWWQAVHLEHLIILGLFKGVVNAFDITARQVFIAEMIEDKADLGQAIGINALIISSARLLGPGIAGILIASVGVGVCFFIDGISYLAAIIALLGIKITSKSLTKTFTSPWQRFKDGLNYVIHNSPLRSILSLLALISFLAASYPTLMPIFAKEVLLGSSDTLGFLLACAGIGSLAGSLYLSQYKNRMKLPSILIFSTIGLGFSLIGFAQSKALWLSLIMMFGVGFCLVLQVAISNTLIQTLVADNRRGIVMSLFTLAYIGITPFGNLFVGEVASKLGVSYTLTINGILCLLGLIIVKKQLPNLSKLE
- the cimA gene encoding citramalate synthase; the encoded protein is MNSDRSEKIWIYDTTLRDGAQREGLSLSIEDKLRIAKQLDKLGVPFIEGGWPGANPKDVQFFWQLQEEPLQQAEVTAFCSTRRPGILAAQDPMLQPILAAGTRWVTIFGKSWDLHVIEGLKTTLAENLAMIADTIAYLISQGRQVIYDAEHWFDGYKRNPEYALKTLETAIASGAQWIVLCDTNGGTLPHEVSQIVAEVRQAFPNSDLKLGIHTHNDSDLAVANALAAVIAGVKMVQGTMNGYGERCGNANLCSVIPNLQLKLGYSCITDTQLTELTQTSRFVSEVVNLAPDDHAPFVGRSAFAHKGGIHVSAVERNPLTYEHLEPELIGNQRRIVISDQAGLSNILVKARTFGINLDKKDPACRQILDKLKELEHEGYQFEAAEASFELLMREALGKRQELFELKGWSVHCDMLAGTTMQYKNSLATVKVAVKGQDILAAAEGNGPVSALDAALREALINFYPAISHFHLTDYKVRILDSGVGTSAKTRVLVESSNSYERWTTVGVSGNILEASYLAVVEAIEYGLLMHSCSINPDCMENLYPKGVTTSLDQSGVKR
- a CDS encoding 2Fe-2S iron-sulfur cluster-binding protein; amino-acid sequence: MPKVTAQGKTFECAIGSNLRQVLLENEIDLYNGAFKVLNCHGLGTCGTCAVKVEGEVSPVETREKIRRSLPPHSLEKDRRLSCQTKVLGDVRVTKYSGGWGEKDEVVWSPVG